TAACGTCAAAGCAATATAGTGTTGACAATTCGTATTGACATTAATTATTGAACAACCAATTTTTTTCATCATTTCGTTGCTGTTTTAATTAGCTTCACACAAATTATACATGGGCCTCGTATATTGTTTACAGATGCGTTGTTTGTCTCATTCATTCAGTGGCCCCTTGGTGGGTCTTGCAGTTAATGTCAGACTCCAAGCAATCCTGTGCACTTCTCGCCATCATATTCCCCGCGCATAGGGTTGGGATAATATTAAATATTTTGATGGGTAGGCCACTTCATTACCCCAGGCACATTCAAGCAGTTACATTCATAAGATGCATGAAAAGGCACTGCTATCGAATCTATTTTCTTTCATTCGGCGTTTTCATTCCGATAACACTATATTGCCTTTGATTCCGCGTGTTCTGAGATGAGGGTAGGCACCACACTCGAGCTACACAATTTGGCTGCTCTGAGGTTCAGGACTGTAATTCATCTTTTGCTTTGTCGTCCTGGTTTAAATCGAAGTTCTATAACCATGTCCATGTTCTCTCTTTGCAGGGCCTGTTTCTTTATCTAAGAACAACAACGTCTCGGCCATCCCTCTTAATAAGGATGGTCTATTTGGTGGAGTGGTGAATGGAAACGAAGTGTTCTGTTCGGTTCCGGGTCGCCTGTCTCTTCTTAGTTCAACATCAAAGTACAAGGTCACGGTGGCGGAAGTGCAGAGACGCCTCTCGCCGCCTGAATGCTTAAACGCCTCTCTACTCGGCGGGGTGTTGAGAAGGTGAGTTGGACctctaagatttttttttctctaaatgCCATCCATAATTACATTACAGCAACCACTGCCCTGTGCGTAAACATAACCAAGATGGCAGCCCATCTCACGGGCGTTTTATTTCTTCAAACATCACTGCTAttagatgtaggcctatgtcttcaAGACGTGATTTGGACTGCATTGTATGTAGGACTATCCTAGTTGCAGAATAAAATGCCTTGGATCAGAATACAATTAAATGTTAACTCTTGTAACGGAATTTCAATAGAAATAGGCCACATATTACGCAGACCCATCGAGATGTATCATCACTGTGTAAAGACAGAAACACTATTAGTATAACAATTCGTACATTCGCCTAAATATAGAATACAACTCCAGATCTCGATGTGCTCCTTGTTCAGGGCTTAAGCTATTGACCGTTCTTGAGACACAAAATGGCAAACCTAaaaccttgtttttttttacccacaGGGCCAAATCCAAGAACGGAGGAAGATCCTTACGAGAGAAATTGGATAAAATCGGATTAAATCTACCTGCAGGTAGACGCAAGGCCGCCAACGTAACCCTGCTGACGTCACTCGTGGAAGgtaagaaaaactgtaaatgataCGAGTTCGGTGCCCGTGATGGCAGGTGCTTTGAGCGGTTACATGGGGGCCATTCCAAATCAGCATACGCGCTCATCCGTATAATTTGGATTGAGTGTGCCCTACAAGCAACAATGCATGAAGGATATGTGTGTTTCAAAGAAAAAGGATGACAATAATTTCGGGAGCTTTGGGCGAttatagagaggaagagggggaagttAACTTACCTGTGGGTAGATGTGAAGCTTTGCGATCAAATGTAGGCCTGCAAGGCTGCAGAGTTGGATGACAGTTTACATGGCCTACTTTTCGCCAGATGGCTAGTCCTTGTTGTTTTTACTGTCTTGGTAGCATCATGGATTGCTTATTTAATGGCTGCATTTGTGTAGAGGTTAGACAGATAACTAATTAACCACCAATGTAACAGATAATGACTACCATGGCGGCGCAAAATCGTAGGAATGTTATTTATTGTGTTACAACTCCAGTTGTTACACAGCAGTCAGTTAATAGTGGCTTAGCGCATGGTGTTTTAATGGAATAAAACTGACCTGTGGGTTGTGAGCTtattatgaaaaataaatgagtTAATTATGTTGCAGTGTGAGGATGCCATTGTTGTAGAATAAATCCATTCTGCTTGCAAAGTTGAAGCTTATTATTCAGTGCGGTGGTATTTGTGAGCTGTGGGTTTTTAAAGGTGAAAGCTTGGGACGGTTCATTGGTTCCTGTTAATCATTATAGTCGAAGACTGAATGCAATATTCCTTGTGCTTCACTGAAATTTGGTGCTGTATGGTAATGAGCCTGAAGAAATGTATGATTCCTTCGTGATAAAGCGGAGGAGGTGGGGGCTGGGGAGTCAGAGGCAGTCGGTTATTTAGTGAAGGGACACTGCGTTTCTCAAGtgctgttattgtttatgaTCCGCTTCATTTTATGGAAACGAGTTTACTGGACTTGCGCTTTGATGCTAATTGGCGCATGCGTTCTTCCGGACTTGAAGCTTATGACAGGAAGCCCCGCAGTTAAAACCCAACTGTTTCAGGAAATTAAAACCAAAGACTtgaaaaaatcaacaaaatagGGCGACTTCAATGGAATTTGCCTTTAATTCACAAGGCTAAAGTATGTAAGAGTAAGATTTATCTGTAGCCGTTTGAAATTGTTTTCCTGAATTTTGTCAATCTGTCAGACAACCAATATTGTTTGGAGACATCACGAATCAGTGCTTTGTTTATGGTTAACGCCCACAGTCGAATGGTATTTGCAGTTATCATGTTATGACGTTCTCTGATATTTGGCAATTTACGCACAAAAGAATGAATTCAGCCACAGTGAAGTGTCCACAATATTTCATATCCCACTGTGCTATTGAGGATGCAGGTGCTGTGTATCGAAATTGATGCCTCACAGAGCAGGGCCTTCTTTGGCCGATCACATTAATTAGATGAATAATGTGTTAAGTGGAAGTGTTAATTGGTCCATATTTGATGTCAGTAATTTAGAGCAATATATTACACACTCAACCCCGTTTTTTTCCTCTTAGGCGAAGCCGTGCATCTTGCCAGGGATTTCGGTTATGTATGCGAGACTGAGTTCCCCGCCAAGGCAATAGCTGAATATGTAAACCGTCAGCATTCCGACCCAAATGAGCAAGTCCAAAGAAAAAACATGCTTTTGGCTTCAAAGTAAGTTCCATACTTAAATATCAGATTTTCAATGACTTATTGCCATGTTTACAGATAATCGTCTTTTACTTGCATTTCAAGTGTCTTACAATTTCAAATTTTGAATCATTTGAAAAATCACAATTGTCATGGGCATGTTTCCAAATACTGTCGTGACATTATTATAACTTATTGGATTTAATTCATAACATTTTGAGAGGTTGATATAGGTTTAAGACAAATGCAGTGGTAGACTGTAGTTAAGCAGCCAATTAAAATGCACGCTGCCTTCAGTGTAGTCATCAGAGAAGACACGTGCTCAGCCCTAAAACGTTCTCCAGAGGAGGCATATTCTAGAGGAACCACATACAATGATAATAAAAATAGTCTAATAAttatgatgataatgataataataacaaataatgataataataataataataacgatGAGCATAAACATTTATGTAGTCTCACTGTTTAGACGGTGATCTGTCTTGGCAACAGTCCTGTTAGGCCTAGTTGGTCTACCACTGATATGAACATAAACTTATTTAACCTGGTTCACGTCTATGGCCGTGTTTTGACAGTGTAATCAAATGTCAAAAGTAACACAGAGGCCACTGGGGAACCCCAACCCTGACACTGACGACAGTGCCCATGACAGACGTTgccattacattattttttCAACTTCTTGAGTTTGGCCCGGCTCAAGGCCTGACCCCAAAAAGGAACCAGCTTGACATCTGCATGTGTAATTAAATGAATGACGCCGACAGCTCATGCGTTTgcatttgtctttctttttagaCAAATCTGCAAAGAGTTCACAGACCTGCTTTCCCAGGACCGCTCGCCCTTGGGGAATTCTCGCCCACAGCCCATTCTTGAGCCAGGGATTCAGAGTTGTTTGACCCATTTCAGTCTCATTTCGCACGGATTCGGGACCCCGGCCATGTGTGCAGCTCTCACTGCGCTGCAGAACTATCTAACCGAGGCAGTAAAAGCCATGGACAAAATGTACCTCAACAACAATCCCAACAGCCACTCTGACAGCGGCTCTAAAGGCGGAGACAAAGATGAGAAACACAGAAAGTGATTGCCCCATTCTTTCGAAATCCCTATAAATATTATAAATACATATTAAAATACAAATACTATTGATCAAGACGTCAACGTTACGTGCCACTTCCAGACCTTACACCTTACAACTCGTTTGTTTTGACCGTCATTATACCCTGGATTCACGGGAGATGACACTTCCCAACAAGAAGAGGATAGAGACACATGCGAAACTCACGAAAACGCACCAAGGAACAGCTacagagtgctgtgtgtgcgtgagtgtgtaacggagaagagaaagaaagagagagcgagagagtgaaaaaaaaaacggtctaCCACATGATAACTTTAAATACACTCCCCCTTTTTCATGCGCTACATTGGACTGATATCCAGCGAGCCCTCAATATCTTCATTTACGATTGTAGCCACATGACAAAAAAGTGGGAAAAggatgatttcttttttttatcagtatTGTGAATAATAAACTTGAAAAAATGATCCACGGTTCCATACAATGTCttcagcttaaaaaaaaaaaagactttcacTCTGAGCGACCAACTTGAACTTTTGAATTTCAACACGATTCGCGGTTGTATGAGGGAatctgtgttcatgtatgtatatattt
This is a stretch of genomic DNA from Sardina pilchardus chromosome 19, fSarPil1.1, whole genome shotgun sequence. It encodes these proteins:
- the tfap2a gene encoding transcription factor AP-2-alpha isoform X4, with product MSVMAKMGDWQDRHDGTSNGTARLPQLGSVGQSPYTSAPPLSHTPNSDFQPPYFPPPYQPIYPQSQDPYSHVNDPYSLNSLHAQPQPQHPGWPGQRQSQETSLLHQHRLPHQLCREYRREVLLPSGHGIETGISDIPIHGIPHSLEDVQHVEDQGIHIPDQTVIKKGPVSLSKNNNVSAIPLNKDGLFGGVVNGNEVFCSVPGRLSLLSSTSKYKVTVAEVQRRLSPPECLNASLLGGVLRRAKSKNGGRSLREKLDKIGLNLPAGRRKAANVTLLTSLVEGEAVHLARDFGYVCETEFPAKAIAEYVNRQHSDPNEQVQRKNMLLASKQICKEFTDLLSQDRSPLGNSRPQPILEPGIQSCLTHFSLISHGFGTPAMCAALTALQNYLTEAVKAMDKMYLNNNPNSHSDSGSKGGDKDEKHRK
- the tfap2a gene encoding transcription factor AP-2-alpha isoform X2, translating into MECKTSEAEDRHDGTSNGTARLPQLGSVGQSPYTSAPPLSHTPNSDFQPPYFPPPYQPIYPQSQDPYSHVNDPYSLNSLHAQPQPQHPGWPGQRQSQETSLLHQHRLPHQLCREYRREVLLPSGHGIETGISDIPIHGIPHSLEDVQSLALYSAACFQMHVEDQGIHIPDQTVIKKGPVSLSKNNNVSAIPLNKDGLFGGVVNGNEVFCSVPGRLSLLSSTSKYKVTVAEVQRRLSPPECLNASLLGGVLRRAKSKNGGRSLREKLDKIGLNLPAGRRKAANVTLLTSLVEGEAVHLARDFGYVCETEFPAKAIAEYVNRQHSDPNEQVQRKNMLLASKQICKEFTDLLSQDRSPLGNSRPQPILEPGIQSCLTHFSLISHGFGTPAMCAALTALQNYLTEAVKAMDKMYLNNNPNSHSDSGSKGGDKDEKHRK
- the tfap2a gene encoding transcription factor AP-2-alpha isoform X1, which encodes MLVHSFSAMDRHDGTSNGTARLPQLGSVGQSPYTSAPPLSHTPNSDFQPPYFPPPYQPIYPQSQDPYSHVNDPYSLNSLHAQPQPQHPGWPGQRQSQETSLLHQHRLPHQLCREYRREVLLPSGHGIETGISDIPIHGIPHSLEDVQSLALYSAACFQMHVEDQGIHIPDQTVIKKGPVSLSKNNNVSAIPLNKDGLFGGVVNGNEVFCSVPGRLSLLSSTSKYKVTVAEVQRRLSPPECLNASLLGGVLRRAKSKNGGRSLREKLDKIGLNLPAGRRKAANVTLLTSLVEGEAVHLARDFGYVCETEFPAKAIAEYVNRQHSDPNEQVQRKNMLLASKQICKEFTDLLSQDRSPLGNSRPQPILEPGIQSCLTHFSLISHGFGTPAMCAALTALQNYLTEAVKAMDKMYLNNNPNSHSDSGSKGGDKDEKHRK
- the tfap2a gene encoding transcription factor AP-2-alpha isoform X3; its protein translation is MLVHSFSAMDRHDGTSNGTARLPQLGSVGQSPYTSAPPLSHTPNSDFQPPYFPPPYQPIYPQSQDPYSHVNDPYSLNSLHAQPQPQHPGWPGQRQSQETSLLHQHRLPHQLCREYRREVLLPSGHGIETGISDIPIHGIPHSLEDVQHVEDQGIHIPDQTVIKKGPVSLSKNNNVSAIPLNKDGLFGGVVNGNEVFCSVPGRLSLLSSTSKYKVTVAEVQRRLSPPECLNASLLGGVLRRAKSKNGGRSLREKLDKIGLNLPAGRRKAANVTLLTSLVEGEAVHLARDFGYVCETEFPAKAIAEYVNRQHSDPNEQVQRKNMLLASKQICKEFTDLLSQDRSPLGNSRPQPILEPGIQSCLTHFSLISHGFGTPAMCAALTALQNYLTEAVKAMDKMYLNNNPNSHSDSGSKGGDKDEKHRK